The Saccharomonospora cyanea NA-134 genome includes a region encoding these proteins:
- a CDS encoding LppX_LprAFG lipoprotein yields MLLRRLAQLLLVALVASAPLSACAGNPDNTGPLPEAAGLVDAAADNLRELTSVAFEFRVSGAIPGLPVREVEGVAAREDGSSGTASGHADAQLLTERVQYSFVVEDDTLTLTDPDGSTVRQPVPAGYAPTRLLDPEDGIRRLLTEATGLRTETREELDDVETYRIDGELGHQAISALVAGVHDDVDVKFWIAEKGDRLMRVWVQVPPRKKNEGAVQLELALSGHNAAEPRPAGEPTGRS; encoded by the coding sequence ATGCTCCTCCGTCGCCTCGCGCAACTCCTCCTCGTCGCGCTGGTCGCGTCGGCACCACTGTCGGCGTGCGCCGGTAATCCCGACAACACCGGGCCGCTTCCCGAGGCGGCGGGCCTGGTCGACGCGGCGGCGGACAACCTGCGCGAGCTGACCAGCGTGGCCTTCGAGTTCCGAGTGAGCGGCGCGATTCCCGGCCTACCGGTGCGGGAGGTCGAGGGCGTCGCCGCCCGCGAGGACGGATCGAGCGGCACGGCGAGCGGTCACGCCGACGCGCAACTGCTCACCGAGCGCGTCCAGTACTCGTTCGTCGTCGAGGACGACACGCTCACCTTGACCGACCCGGACGGCAGCACGGTGCGACAGCCCGTACCCGCCGGGTACGCCCCCACCCGACTGCTGGATCCCGAAGACGGCATTCGACGGCTGCTCACGGAGGCCACCGGCCTGCGGACGGAGACCCGCGAGGAACTGGACGACGTCGAGACCTACCGGATCGACGGCGAACTGGGCCACCAGGCGATCTCGGCGCTGGTGGCCGGCGTACACGACGACGTCGACGTCAAGTTCTGGATCGCGGAGAAGGGCGACCGGCTCATGCGGGTCTGGGTCCAGGTGCCCCCGAGGAAGAAGAACGAGGGTGCCGTGCAGTTGGAGCTTGCGCTGAGCGGCCACAACGCGGCCGAACCACGGCCGGCGGGTGAGCCCACCGGCCGTTCGTGA
- a CDS encoding NAD+ synthase: MPQLRIALAQVNPTVGDLSGNSELVVEHTRLAAAEGAHVVVFPEMTLTGYPVEDLALRSAFAEASKTAVDDLAGAVVDAGCGDVLVVVGYLDSDEVGPRNAVAVLYRGEVVARQFKHHLPNYGVFDERRYFKPGDELTVLRLHGLDLGMVVCEDLWQDGGPVTALGAAGVDLVLSPNASPYERAKDDVRLPLVARRAAEAGAPIVYTNQVGGQDDLVFDGDSIVVAEDGTLLARAPQFVEHLLVVDLELPQRRREDVAGSGNTEETVEGFRVRRRVLGDTPLEAYSPTHRLVIAEPLPDEAEVWSALVVGLRDYVRKNGFRSVILGFSGGIDSAVTAALAADALGADAVHGVAMPSKYSSEHSRADAADLAERLGCHFRVEPVENMVATYVDQLDLTGLAEENIQARVRGMLLMALSNLEGHLVLATGNKTELAVGYSTIYGDAVGGFAPIKDVFKTQVWELARWRNAEAEKRGETPPIPPNSITKPPSAELRPGQLDTDSLPDYELLDDILDDYVEGDRGFADLLAAGFDAEVVDRVVRLVDRAEYKRRQYPPGTKITFKAFGRDRRLPMTNLWREVHQP, translated from the coding sequence ATGCCACAACTGCGCATCGCCCTGGCCCAGGTGAACCCGACCGTCGGTGATCTTTCCGGGAACTCCGAACTCGTCGTCGAGCACACCCGGCTGGCGGCAGCGGAGGGAGCCCACGTCGTGGTGTTCCCCGAGATGACGTTGACCGGCTATCCGGTGGAGGACCTCGCGCTGCGCAGCGCGTTCGCCGAGGCTTCGAAGACCGCCGTCGACGACCTCGCCGGTGCGGTGGTGGACGCCGGGTGCGGGGACGTGCTCGTGGTCGTGGGCTACCTCGACTCCGACGAGGTGGGTCCGCGCAACGCCGTCGCGGTGCTGTACCGGGGCGAGGTGGTGGCCAGGCAGTTCAAGCACCACCTGCCCAACTACGGCGTGTTCGACGAGCGCCGGTACTTCAAACCGGGCGACGAGCTCACCGTGTTGCGACTGCACGGCCTCGACCTGGGCATGGTGGTGTGCGAGGACCTGTGGCAGGACGGCGGGCCGGTGACCGCGCTGGGCGCGGCCGGGGTGGATCTCGTGCTGTCCCCGAACGCCTCGCCCTACGAACGGGCCAAGGACGACGTGCGGCTGCCTCTGGTGGCCCGGCGGGCCGCCGAGGCCGGGGCCCCCATCGTGTACACGAACCAGGTCGGCGGGCAGGACGACCTCGTGTTCGACGGCGACTCCATCGTGGTGGCCGAGGACGGGACGCTGCTGGCCCGCGCGCCCCAGTTCGTCGAGCACCTGCTCGTGGTCGACCTCGAGTTGCCGCAGCGGCGGCGGGAGGACGTCGCGGGCTCCGGGAACACCGAGGAAACCGTCGAGGGTTTCCGCGTGCGACGACGGGTCCTCGGTGACACCCCGCTGGAGGCGTACTCCCCCACTCACCGGCTCGTGATCGCCGAACCGTTGCCGGACGAGGCGGAGGTGTGGTCGGCCCTCGTGGTGGGCCTGCGCGACTACGTGCGCAAGAACGGGTTCCGTTCGGTGATCCTCGGGTTCTCCGGTGGCATCGACTCCGCGGTGACGGCCGCCCTGGCCGCCGACGCACTCGGCGCCGACGCCGTCCACGGCGTGGCGATGCCGTCGAAGTACTCCTCCGAGCACTCGCGCGCCGACGCCGCCGACCTGGCCGAGCGGCTCGGCTGCCACTTCCGCGTCGAGCCCGTGGAGAACATGGTCGCCACCTACGTCGACCAGCTGGACCTGACGGGGCTGGCCGAGGAGAACATCCAGGCCCGGGTGCGGGGCATGTTGCTGATGGCGCTGTCCAACCTGGAGGGCCACCTCGTGCTCGCCACCGGCAACAAGACCGAGCTGGCCGTCGGGTACTCCACGATCTACGGTGACGCGGTGGGCGGGTTCGCGCCCATCAAGGACGTGTTCAAGACACAGGTGTGGGAACTCGCGCGCTGGCGCAACGCGGAGGCCGAGAAACGCGGCGAGACGCCGCCGATCCCCCCGAACTCGATCACCAAGCCGCCGTCGGCCGAGTTGCGGCCGGGGCAACTCGACACCGACTCGTTGCCCGACTACGAGCTGCTCGACGACATCCTCGACGACTACGTCGAGGGTGATCGCGGGTTCGCCGACCTGCTCGCGGCCGGGTTCGACGCCGAAGTCGTCGACCGGGTGGTGCGGCTGGTGGACCGCGCGGAGTACAAGCGCAGGCAGTACCCGCCCGGCACGAAGATCACGTTCAAGGCGTTCGGCCGTGACCGCAGGCTGCCCATGACCAACCTCTGGCGAGAGGTCCACCAGCCGTGA
- the secA2 gene encoding accessory Sec system translocase SecA2, giving the protein MAFLSRVSKTLRRMLSRPASADLTRYEALLSRIGELEPELEKLSDAELTERATAVREMGETDADLLVEVCALGREAARRALSERAFDVQLLGTMGLLTGHVVQMATGEGKTLSGALAAAGYALQGKRVHVISVNDYLARRDAEWMKPVYDLLGVSVGWVEPALTAQERRDAYHREVCYGAVSEIGFDVLRDRLVTSVEELTQPEPEVAIVDEADSVLVDEARVPLVMAGSVDAGVADEEVANIVRRLRVGLHYETDPDGRNAWLTTAGASVVEKALGGIDLYGDAGADRLAAVNAALHAHALLTRDVDYLVRDGKVQLINASRGRVAELQRWPDGLQAAVEAKEQLPPSDHGEILDSITVQALIARYPQVAGMTGTAVAVAEQLQEFYKLDVAVIPPNTPTIREDLPHRVYTTPTRKLRAIVEEIREVHETGRPILVGTQDVAESEELAEKLRKTGLSCVVLNARNDAEEAAVIAGAGAHGAITVSTQMAGRGTDIRLGGADGADAERVAELGGLHVIGTARYPSSRLDDQLRGRAGRQGDPGSSVFFASLGDELVLAHAPDIPEGIPSDEDTGEITDVAAHRQINHAQRVAEGVDLEIHRNTWRYTRLIEHQRAELLRFRDEVLRTDTAATLLQQAKPDRYAELADSLDEETLQRVCREIVLFHLDQLWTDHLAFLTEVRETIHLRALAKETPLDEFHRTAIPAFRRIREELEKRSAKTLVEAEVTDEGVDLVRAGVRRPTSTWTYLVQDNPFDSDAEQALKKVRSMLRKKRS; this is encoded by the coding sequence GTGGCGTTCTTGAGCCGGGTTTCGAAGACGCTGAGACGAATGCTGTCCCGGCCCGCGAGTGCGGACCTGACGCGGTACGAAGCGCTCCTCTCGCGTATCGGCGAGCTGGAGCCCGAACTGGAGAAGCTGTCCGACGCCGAACTCACCGAGCGGGCCACGGCCGTGCGGGAGATGGGCGAGACCGACGCCGACCTGCTGGTCGAGGTGTGCGCACTGGGCCGGGAGGCGGCTCGGAGAGCCCTCTCCGAGCGCGCCTTCGACGTGCAGTTGCTGGGCACGATGGGCCTGCTCACGGGGCACGTCGTACAGATGGCCACCGGTGAGGGCAAGACCCTCTCGGGTGCGCTCGCCGCGGCGGGCTACGCGCTGCAGGGCAAGCGCGTGCACGTCATCTCGGTGAACGACTACCTCGCGCGCCGCGACGCCGAGTGGATGAAACCGGTGTACGACCTGCTCGGGGTGTCCGTGGGGTGGGTCGAGCCCGCGTTGACCGCGCAGGAGCGCCGCGACGCCTACCACCGGGAGGTCTGCTACGGCGCGGTCAGCGAGATCGGGTTCGACGTGCTGCGCGACCGGCTGGTGACGTCGGTTGAGGAACTCACGCAGCCGGAGCCCGAGGTCGCCATCGTGGACGAGGCCGACTCGGTGCTCGTGGACGAGGCGCGGGTCCCGCTGGTGATGGCGGGTTCCGTCGACGCCGGTGTGGCCGACGAGGAGGTCGCCAACATCGTGCGGCGCCTACGGGTCGGACTGCACTACGAGACCGACCCCGACGGCCGTAACGCCTGGCTCACCACGGCGGGCGCCTCCGTGGTGGAGAAGGCGCTCGGCGGCATCGACCTCTACGGCGACGCGGGCGCCGACCGGCTCGCGGCGGTGAACGCCGCCCTCCACGCACACGCGCTGCTGACGAGGGACGTCGACTACCTGGTGCGCGACGGGAAGGTGCAGCTCATCAACGCCTCCAGGGGCCGGGTCGCCGAGTTGCAGCGCTGGCCCGACGGCCTCCAGGCCGCGGTGGAGGCGAAGGAGCAGCTCCCGCCGTCGGATCACGGGGAGATCCTCGACTCCATCACGGTGCAGGCGTTGATCGCTCGCTACCCCCAGGTGGCCGGCATGACCGGCACCGCGGTGGCGGTGGCCGAGCAGCTCCAGGAGTTCTACAAGCTCGACGTGGCCGTCATCCCGCCGAACACCCCCACGATCCGCGAGGACCTCCCGCACCGCGTGTACACCACGCCGACCCGCAAGCTCCGCGCCATCGTGGAGGAGATCCGCGAGGTGCACGAGACCGGAAGGCCGATCCTCGTGGGCACGCAGGACGTCGCCGAGTCCGAGGAGCTGGCGGAGAAACTGCGCAAGACCGGGCTCTCGTGCGTCGTGCTCAACGCGCGCAACGACGCCGAGGAGGCCGCCGTCATCGCCGGGGCCGGAGCCCACGGGGCGATCACGGTGTCGACGCAGATGGCGGGCCGGGGCACCGACATCAGGCTGGGAGGCGCCGACGGCGCCGACGCCGAACGGGTCGCGGAACTCGGCGGTCTCCACGTCATCGGTACCGCTCGGTATCCGAGCAGCAGGCTGGACGACCAGCTTCGCGGACGCGCGGGACGGCAGGGTGACCCGGGCAGCTCGGTGTTCTTCGCCAGCCTCGGTGACGAGCTGGTGCTCGCGCACGCGCCCGACATCCCCGAAGGCATCCCGAGCGACGAGGACACCGGTGAGATCACCGACGTGGCCGCCCACCGGCAGATCAACCACGCCCAGCGCGTCGCCGAGGGCGTCGACCTGGAGATCCACCGCAACACGTGGCGCTACACGCGGCTCATCGAGCACCAGCGCGCGGAGCTGCTGCGGTTCCGGGACGAGGTGCTGCGCACCGACACGGCCGCCACCCTGCTGCAGCAGGCCAAACCGGACCGCTACGCCGAGCTCGCCGACTCGCTCGACGAGGAGACTCTGCAGCGGGTGTGTCGGGAGATCGTGCTGTTCCACCTCGACCAGCTCTGGACCGACCACCTGGCGTTCCTCACCGAGGTGCGCGAGACGATCCACCTGCGCGCGCTCGCGAAGGAGACGCCGCTCGACGAGTTCCATCGGACGGCGATCCCGGCGTTCCGCAGGATCCGCGAGGAGCTGGAGAAGCGCTCCGCCAAGACGCTGGTGGAGGCGGAGGTCACGGACGAGGGCGTCGACCTGGTGCGCGCCGGTGTCCGCAGACCCACTTCCACCTGGACCTACCTGGTGCAGGACAACCCGTTCGACTCCGACGCCGAGCAGGCACTCAAGAAGGTGCGAAGCATGCTTCGCAAGAAGCGGTCCTGA
- a CDS encoding alpha/beta hydrolase, whose amino-acid sequence MRTTKRYLPVAAGLLLLSSLTACSNSADDGPAVPAGPVPEGLEKFYAQQLEWGDCAPYATNMMATQAFAGDGLECARLTVPLSYSEPQGTTITVGLLRRQASDPDRRIGSLVLNPGGPGGSGMTTAAQLSGAVGNTELGKRFDLVGFDPRGVGASEPAVECLTDAEMDADRADMTAMDGVDDVADAENDAKEFAAKCAERTPHGEKMLANLGTRDVVRDMDVLRSALGDEKLTYLGYSYGTRIGYTYAETFPRNVRALLLDGALDPEQDMVESLVAQAEGFGGTFGKFVEWCVGRPDCALGRDAGTAVQAYHELVRPLLDEPVKLPDGRMLSYEDATTGTVASLYSRQLWPTLNQGLATLARGEGTVMMALADMYYERGPDGKYSSAQEGLVAIRCVDDPPVTDRERIEEAQAEYVEKAEFLDSGLPPSSARDACAFWPVEHTSEPHLPDVDGVPPTLVISTTNDPATPYQAGVNLAKAMNGRLLTFEGAQHTAFLSVGNACVDQAGIAYLVDGTLPPEGTRCR is encoded by the coding sequence GTGCGCACCACGAAACGCTACCTGCCGGTGGCGGCGGGTCTCCTCCTTCTTTCGTCGCTGACCGCCTGTTCGAACTCCGCCGACGACGGGCCTGCCGTGCCCGCGGGCCCGGTCCCGGAGGGGCTGGAGAAGTTCTACGCGCAGCAGCTCGAATGGGGCGACTGCGCGCCGTACGCCACGAACATGATGGCGACGCAGGCGTTCGCCGGCGACGGCCTCGAGTGCGCGCGGCTCACCGTCCCACTGTCGTACTCCGAGCCGCAGGGCACCACGATCACCGTGGGGCTGCTCCGCAGGCAGGCGAGCGACCCCGACCGCCGCATCGGCTCGCTGGTGCTGAACCCGGGCGGGCCGGGTGGGTCGGGCATGACCACGGCCGCTCAGCTCTCGGGTGCGGTGGGGAACACCGAGCTGGGCAAGCGGTTCGACCTCGTGGGCTTCGACCCTCGCGGTGTGGGGGCCAGCGAGCCCGCTGTCGAGTGCCTCACCGACGCCGAGATGGACGCCGACCGCGCCGACATGACAGCCATGGACGGCGTCGACGACGTCGCCGACGCGGAGAACGACGCGAAGGAGTTCGCGGCCAAATGCGCCGAGCGCACCCCGCACGGCGAGAAGATGCTCGCCAACCTCGGCACTCGCGACGTGGTGCGCGACATGGACGTACTGCGTTCCGCGCTCGGTGACGAGAAGCTCACCTACCTCGGCTACTCCTACGGCACGCGGATCGGCTACACCTACGCCGAGACGTTCCCACGCAACGTGCGCGCACTGCTGCTCGACGGGGCGCTCGACCCCGAGCAGGACATGGTCGAGTCACTGGTCGCGCAGGCGGAGGGCTTCGGCGGCACCTTCGGCAAGTTCGTCGAATGGTGCGTCGGCCGCCCCGACTGCGCGCTGGGCCGGGACGCGGGGACGGCCGTCCAGGCCTACCACGAGCTCGTCCGGCCGCTGCTGGACGAGCCGGTGAAGCTGCCCGACGGGCGGATGCTCTCCTACGAGGACGCCACCACCGGCACCGTGGCGTCGCTGTACAGCAGGCAGCTCTGGCCGACGCTCAACCAGGGGCTCGCCACGCTCGCCAGGGGCGAGGGCACGGTCATGATGGCGTTGGCCGACATGTACTACGAGCGCGGCCCCGACGGGAAGTACTCCTCGGCGCAGGAGGGGCTGGTGGCGATCCGCTGCGTCGACGACCCGCCCGTGACCGATCGCGAGCGCATCGAGGAGGCACAGGCCGAATACGTCGAGAAGGCCGAGTTCCTCGACTCCGGTCTGCCACCGTCGTCGGCGAGGGACGCCTGCGCGTTCTGGCCGGTGGAGCACACCTCCGAGCCGCACCTGCCCGACGTCGACGGTGTCCCGCCGACGCTGGTGATCTCCACGACGAACGATCCGGCCACGCCGTACCAGGCGGGTGTCAACCTCGCGAAGGCGATGAACGGCAGGCTCCTGACGTTCGAGGGTGCCCAGCACACGGCGTTCCTTTCGGTGGGCAACGCGTGCGTCGACCAGGCGGGTATCGCCTACCTCGTCGACGGCACCCTTCCGCCGGAGGGCACCCGCTGCCGGTGA
- the glnA gene encoding type I glutamate--ammonia ligase, with protein sequence MDRQQEFVLRTLEERDIRFVRLWFTDVLGFLKSVAVAPAELEGAFSEGIGFDGSAIEGFARVYESDMVAKPDPATFQVLPWETTDGDHYSARMFCDIAMPDGSPSWADPRHVLRRQLSKASEAGFTCYVHPEIEFFLLANMPEDGREPEPADNGGYFDQASHATATHFRRHAIEALEEMGISVEFSHHEAAPGQQEIDLRYADALTMADNVMTFRYVVKEVALTQGVRATFMPKPFSDQPGSGMHTHVSLFEGDRNAFYSPEDPYELSETGKAFVAGLLHHAREISAVTNQWVNSYKRLIQGGEAPTTVSWGRANRSALVRVPMYSPGKASSRRVEIRTPDSACNPYLAYSVILAAGLKGIEKGYELPPAAEDNIWTLSDAERKAAGYTELPQNLGEALAEMERSELLPEALGEHVYDFFLRNKRVEWDNYRSQVTPYELRTLLPVL encoded by the coding sequence ATGGATCGCCAGCAGGAGTTCGTGCTGCGCACGCTCGAGGAACGCGACATCCGGTTCGTGCGCCTGTGGTTCACCGACGTCCTCGGGTTCCTCAAGTCGGTGGCCGTCGCGCCCGCCGAGCTCGAAGGTGCCTTCAGCGAGGGCATCGGCTTCGACGGCTCCGCCATCGAGGGTTTCGCCCGCGTGTACGAGTCCGACATGGTGGCCAAGCCCGATCCCGCGACGTTCCAGGTCCTGCCGTGGGAGACCACGGACGGCGACCACTACTCCGCGCGGATGTTCTGCGACATCGCCATGCCGGACGGCTCGCCGTCGTGGGCGGACCCGCGCCACGTGCTGCGCCGACAGCTCTCGAAGGCCAGCGAGGCGGGCTTCACCTGCTACGTGCACCCCGAGATCGAGTTCTTCCTCCTGGCGAACATGCCCGAGGACGGGCGGGAGCCGGAACCCGCCGACAACGGGGGGTACTTCGACCAGGCCAGCCACGCCACGGCGACCCACTTCCGCCGCCACGCCATCGAGGCACTGGAGGAGATGGGCATCTCCGTCGAGTTCTCCCACCACGAGGCCGCGCCCGGCCAGCAGGAGATCGACCTGCGGTACGCCGACGCGCTGACGATGGCCGACAACGTGATGACGTTCCGCTACGTCGTCAAGGAGGTTGCCCTCACGCAGGGAGTGCGCGCCACTTTCATGCCGAAGCCGTTCAGCGACCAGCCCGGTTCGGGGATGCACACCCACGTGTCGCTGTTCGAGGGAGACCGCAACGCCTTCTACAGCCCGGAGGACCCGTACGAGCTGTCGGAGACCGGCAAGGCGTTCGTCGCGGGACTGTTGCACCACGCGAGGGAGATCTCGGCGGTCACGAACCAGTGGGTGAACTCCTACAAGCGCCTGATCCAGGGGGGCGAGGCCCCGACGACGGTGTCGTGGGGGCGCGCCAACCGTTCGGCTCTCGTGCGCGTGCCCATGTACTCGCCGGGTAAGGCGTCCTCGCGCAGGGTGGAGATCCGTACCCCGGACTCGGCGTGCAACCCGTACCTGGCGTACTCGGTGATCCTCGCGGCCGGCCTCAAGGGAATCGAGAAGGGCTACGAGCTGCCGCCCGCCGCCGAGGACAACATCTGGACGCTCTCCGACGCCGAGCGCAAGGCGGCCGGCTACACCGAGCTGCCCCAGAACCTGGGCGAGGCGCTCGCCGAGATGGAACGGTCGGAGCTGCTGCCGGAGGCGCTGGGCGAACACGTCTACGACTTCTTCCTCCGCAACAAGCGCGTCGAGTGGGACAACTACCGCAGTCAGGTCACGCCGTACGAGCTGAGGACCCTGCTCCCGGTGCTTTGA
- a CDS encoding type 1 glutamine amidotransferase: MSAPRLLVIQPDPFAPLGPLGDWFAEADASVDLRLMPDRELPSSLDGHDGVVVLGGGMNAEQDERHPWLAGIRTLLSAAVAQDRTTLCVCLGAQLLAVSAGGRVTAGHDGPEVGPSLVAKKDAAWIDPLFADLPLMQDVLQFHSDEIAQLPRNAVLLASSPRYENQAFRLGRRVYGIQFHIETTPDVVLRWATKTRSKADAVRQAAFDEETLAQAHADIAETWRPFAHRFVELAAGRLEPAQTSRPSLPIADG, encoded by the coding sequence GTGAGTGCACCTCGCCTTCTCGTTATCCAGCCGGATCCGTTCGCTCCCCTGGGGCCGCTCGGTGACTGGTTCGCCGAAGCCGATGCGTCGGTCGATCTGAGGCTGATGCCAGATCGCGAACTGCCCTCGTCGCTGGACGGTCATGACGGGGTCGTGGTGCTCGGCGGTGGCATGAACGCCGAGCAGGACGAGCGGCACCCGTGGTTGGCCGGCATCCGGACCCTGCTGAGTGCCGCCGTCGCGCAGGACAGAACCACACTGTGTGTCTGTCTCGGTGCGCAACTGCTGGCAGTCTCGGCAGGTGGCCGGGTGACGGCCGGGCACGACGGGCCTGAGGTCGGTCCGTCACTCGTCGCGAAGAAGGACGCGGCGTGGATCGATCCGCTGTTCGCAGACCTGCCCCTCATGCAGGACGTCTTGCAGTTCCATTCGGACGAGATCGCGCAGTTACCGCGCAATGCCGTACTGCTGGCGTCGTCGCCACGGTACGAGAACCAGGCATTCCGTCTGGGCCGTCGTGTCTACGGAATCCAGTTCCACATCGAGACCACTCCGGACGTGGTGTTGCGATGGGCGACCAAAACCCGATCGAAAGCGGATGCCGTACGGCAGGCCGCGTTCGACGAGGAAACGTTGGCGCAGGCTCACGCCGACATCGCCGAAACGTGGCGTCCGTTCGCCCACCGGTTCGTCGAACTCGCCGCGGGGCGACTCGAACCCGCGCAGACCTCCCGGCCGTCCCTACCGATCGCCGATGGCTGA